The sequence cgcttctgctccttcccctttatgcccagaagaaaagaattaCCGCCCACCTCCATTCCCACTAGTGAGGAGTACATTGCCGTCCTTAAAGGTTAGTCACTCTATTCAAATTACCTGTTTCCTGCCCTGCCAGGACCGACTGCGGGTTAACGGGCATGTCAGCCTGGGTCCACTGAAAACCCTTTATCTTTCCACTCCTCTGCGGGAAGCGACACACTTTTATTACTCCAAATGGTATTCAGACTTCAGAACCCAGTTCACAGGCCATCCCTTGGCAACTTCTTTCAGTTCCCGCCGAGGAGTATTTTGGCCTCTCAACTCCCCTCCTGTTCTGGGTCACGTGGTGATCACGTTTCATCTTTGtgtcttctctgtgcttcttggaggGGGGCTCTGTTTCTGACCCGTTGTGGGGTCCGCTAACTACCTGACACCTAAGTCGGCCACACTACAGGCCGATGCTAACCCCCACGCGGCGTTCGCAGAGCACGGTCGTGCAAGCGGCTTCTCATCGGAAGTCCCTTGTTAGAAAAGAGAATCTTCGGGCTAGGGCCCATTTACTAATCCTGTGGTCACGGTGCCACACGGCTGACCATTTAGACCAATGCATGGCCACCTGGGGTCGGGGGGAGTCTGAGAACTGCCACTGCCCCGGGGCCCCTCGGGCGACAGCTTTGCCCCCGTCACTGTTCCTCCACGCTCAGCAGCCGAAATCCCACCAAAGGCTGTCAGCCCGCGCTCCTCCCCGCGCACGCGTGGCCGGGCCCTGGAAACCATAGAGTGCCGCGGGCGGACAGAGAGGCCAGAAGCCGGGGTCGCTCCATCCCCCGCTTCCGGCCGCGCCTCGCTGCTCTGGGAGGGGCTGTAGCGGCGTGCGCAGTTTCCATGGGGACTGAAGATGGCGCCGCGAGGTGAGATTTCGGAGGTGTGTGAGTCTCTGGTCCTGATGCCTTCAGTGTCCCTCTCGCCCCCGTTAGAGCTCGACCTAAACTCATCATTCTCGGGGCTAGGGACATTGCTCCCCGCTCGCTAGAGTGGGGTTTCGCAGCCCCACCCTCCCGGAATGCCTGAAGGTCTCCAGGTGCAGGTCTAGAAGCCCCCAGATCCTGGGCTGGGCCTCTTCTAGGCCGGCTCAGTTACGAATTTGCCGTGTGGCCTCAAACAGGCCAGTGCTGGCCTTTGCGCCCCAATGGCCCGAATAGTGACCAGGTTAGATCTTAGAGAGGCCTTGACTTTCACCCAGGAGACAAGAGTCGGGTTTGACTGTAATTCCGGGGAATGAGGGGGGTTAAGGGAAGCCCcctacacacacgcacagacGCGCGCACACGCCCAGACGCGCGCACACGCCCTCTCATTATCCGCAGTCAGAGGTACCCCAGGTGGCCTTTTCCACTAGCTGCGACCTCGTGTTTTCTTCCAAGTTAGGCACAGAACCATTCAAAGAACGGAGATTGAGGTGCCGTCCGGCCCATCCCTCTTATTTGTGCTCGTCTTTCCAGGTAAACGGCTGTCCTCCACCCCCCTGGAAATCCTGTTCTTTCTGAACGGGTGGTATTATGCTACCTATTTTCTGCTGGAACTCTTCATATTTCTGTACAAAGGTAAGGCGTGGGGCTTGACTACCGTTGCCCCAACATCCCTTCCCCACGTCAGTCCAGAGCCAACTCCCATCAAGAGCCTGCTTTTCTGTAGCTCCCCCTCACTTCTTCATTTTATGGCTTCTTCGAGAATGATTCACTAGGAAGCCCCTCAGCAGGCATTTCCTCAGTTTGGGAAATGTGGACTTCTCTGTCCTTACTCTCCCTCATCACCTCTCCGCTGAGCCCCACTAAGCTCATTGGTGACCCTCAGAAACTGTTCAGGGGCCAGTATACCTATGTAGATCCAATCATTTTGGATAGTGGAGGCCTCACAGACTCTTGGAGTTTGGGGTGAAATCCCCTAATAACGAGCTGGCCTCTAACAGACACAGTCACACTGCGAGTTAACGTATCCTGCAGCAGGTTAATAGATCCTGCCCACATCTTGCTAACTAGTTCATGGAAAGCTGATAAGATGCATGCCCTCTTTATCCCCAGGTGTGGGGGAGCTCTTGTGGGTGCTGTTATAGGCTTGCAAACCCTGGCTTTTCTGTTGGCAGCTCTCCTGCTACCATATCCAACAGCCAACCTAGTACTCGATGTGGTGATGCTTCTCCTTTACCTTGGAATTGAAGTAATTCGACTGTTTTTTGGTGAGTTTTGTCCAGAGGATATTTCCATTCTTCTCAGACAGACTGCTCTCTGTAACTTGATTAACAAGAACAAGTACATGACCTGGTCTCACAATAAGAGATTGGATCTGGTGGAAAGTCCCATTACTCCCTCTCGGAAGTTTCAAGCTGCTTCATATTTTGGGTCAAGCTTTACTTGTTTGTTGCTCTGTAGGGCCAGAGGTGGGCAGTAGCATTTTAGATAGTTCCTTCCTAATTTCCTAAGTGCTAGGAGAGCCTGGTTCCTCCCCTGGCTTGCTTGGGAGAATAGATTTGACTGTAACTCCATGTTCAAGGCCATATATGTCACATTAGTATTAAggtcccctcttctctctgaacACGGATTtcttaggacattttttttttttttaagattttatttatttatttgtcagagagagagagagagagagcacgagcacatgcagacagagtggcaggaagagacagagagagaagcaggctccctgctgagcaaggagcccgatgtgggactcgatcccaggacgctgggatcatgacctgatctgaaggcagccgcttaaccaactgagccacccaggtgtccctcttaggacatttttaaaaaagattttatttatttatttgacagagcaagacagggagacagagcagaagtcgagagagcagcagagggagagggagaagcaggctctccactgagcagggaacctcacacagggctcaatcccaggaccctgagatcatgacctgagccaaaggctgatgcttaaccaactgagccacccaggtgcccttaggaCAAGTTTTTTATCCTCACAGATCCAGAGCAAATTCCTTACTAGTTAGAATATCTTATCCCAGAAAACAGTGTTAAAACAGAAGCTGAGAAGAAACAGTATTTGCAGCACATGTAACAAAGGATAAAGAAGGCTCACGTAAATCACTAAAGAAAAGatgacctaattttaaaaattggtaaggGACACTAATAGGCAATTCATACAAGAATAATTACAGAGGATCAGTAATCATGATAAAATGCCCAAACTCATTAATAAAAAACAGATTGAACAAACAAAGTAACAATTTCATCCatcatatttaaaagatttcCAAATACTCAGTATTGGAATGGATGTGAAGACCAGGCCTCTCTATTCCCACACTCTTTGGGAATATAAATTAGAACAATTGTTTTGCTAATAGTTTTGCcatgtaaaatatgtatttttttctttaagatttttatttgtttattggacagagatagagatcacaagtaggcaagagaggcaggcagagtttgggcaggggggaaacaggctccctgctgagcagagagcccaatgcgggactcgatccaaggaccccaagatcacgacccgagccaaaggcagaggctcaacccactgagccacccaggcaccctgtattttttttttttaaatgattttatttatttgagagagagaacgcacatgagtggggctgaggggcagagggagagaatctcaagcggactccccactgagcagagcctgatgcagggcttgatttcacaattctgagctcatgacctgggctgaaatcaagagtcataagCTCAAAGGACCGAGTCACCCCCGTGcccctaaaatttgtattcttCATCCTGACAATTACACATCTAAAACTCATTGAAAAAACCCAAGTAATTCCACAGATATGTAAAGGTACCTATTGGAGAAAGCTTATGGCCACATATTTTGTAACATCAAAACATTAGAGGGGCCCCTGGCCGGCTCCGTCGTCAAgcgtgccactcttgatctctgggttgtaagtccaagccccatgctgggtagagattacttaaaaaataaaactaattaaaacaaaattagaggggtgcctgggtggctcagttggttaagtttctgacttcaggtcaagtcatgatctcagggtcctgggatctagccccacattgggctccctactcaatgggagtctgcttctccctctccctgttcccctccccccgatagtactctctctctaataaaatcttaaaaaaactggaagcaacctaaaCATCTGCCAATACAGGATTAGTTAAATGAATTATAGAATTGCCTCAATGAAATCGCTCATAgccattaaaaagagaattagGTAGTTATACGTGGAAAGGTGTCTAACTTacattaaatgggaaaaaataaatggaaaacagtatgtagagTATGatcctatttttataataataaatagtaatatggggcgcctgggtggctcagtgggttaagccgctgccttcggctcaggtcatgatctcagggtgctgggatcgagtcccgcatcaggctctctgctcagcagggagcctgcttcccttcctctctctctgcctgcctctctgcctacttgtgatctctctctgtcaaataaataaataaaaattcttaaaaataaataaataaatgaatgaatgaatgaatgaataaataaatagtaatatgtaagtatacacacataaaaaaatctGCAGCAGTATATACATTGTTCTGTAATAATGGTTGTCTCCACTGGGCAGTCCTGGGGCCTTTCAGTttccatattttctaaaattattttctgtatttatattagTTGAAAAGTTTTCAgtgattatatattatagttaaaaaaatattccccCCAAGCAAATAAGTCGCTGTCCCTTGAGTGGGAAGCAGACTTGAAGCAGGACCTTTGGTGTGAACGACTCCATCCTGTGGCACCTCCGGAGCCTCGCATTTTGAGCGCAGTGGGACCCCATTTATAAATCTGCCCATCCCCATTTGGGAtcatttttctctgccttgcCAGGctctccttcccatccccccaacctTTCCTCTGAGCCCAGGGAAAGCAGGTCACTTCGAGGTGATTCCATGGGCTGTGTCTGACAGGTACAAAGGGAAACCTCTGCCAGCGAAAGATGCCACTTGGTATTAGTGTGGCCTTGACCTTCCCATCTGCCATGATGGCCTCCTATTACCTGCTGCTGCAGACCTACGTGCTCCGCCTGGAAGCCATCATGAACAGCATCTTGCTCTTCTTCTGTGGTTCAGAGCTGCTGCTTGAGGTGCTCACCCTGACGGCTTTCTCCAGGTACCGCTGCTGAGGGACCATTTCCTGTCACCTGAGGGTTGGGTTCCCATCTCCTCCTAGGGAGGGACTCATTGTTCTTCTGAAGCCTGAGGGGTCTGAAGCACTTTCAGGGGGAAAAAGGGTGCCTAGGGGATTGCTTTTCCTATTTATGGTAGACAGTTACTCAGGGAAGAGATTCTCCTTGTTCTCTGGGTCCAAGAGGCTTGGAAGATAGAACAGTTCAGGCCAGCTGCTCTTGTTCACTGGtcttttaaccttttttctttctttctgccatcAGTATGGACAGGATTTGAAGTACAGACATTTCAGCCAGCAGCCCTCATGGGCTGAGACCACAGGTTCTTCTGGTCTTCAGCCACACCAGTGAGAACTGGGTCAAGTTGTACTGGGAAGGGTTGCAGCTCTTCCTCAGTACAGACATTCGAGCATGAAGCCACTGGGCATCATCTTCTAAACTAGGACCATCAGCCTAAGAGACTGTGCTACACTCCAGCATAGGGAGGGGCGAGGCTGTCCCATCCTGGCCTGGCTCagagccggctccctgctgagctccgGTTCTCTTTGATCCTCATGGCCAGAGCATCTTGTGTGGCCCACGTGGGCTCCTTGGGCTTCCAGCAGGACCGGAGCCACATACTCCCCGTGAGCACAAAGAACCTTGGGACGGTCTGCTCCCAGGGTGACGCGCAAGCCTCTCACGTCCTTCCCCAGAGACTGAGCTCCGGAATTTTTTTAGTGGCTCATAGTGTTATTTTTCTACTCTCATCATGATACaaacattattttgtaataaacGTATATTTTCTGTCATGGGAGTTGCAGCCTTTTCCTTATGGCACCTGTCCCTAGAATTTCATCCGCCCCAAGGGAAGGTAGGCTTTGTCCCAGTGGTTGTTCCCAGGCTGTGCTCACTGGTCCTGTGTGGACACGAAGGCAATGGTGATTTTCTTCCCCCAGCTCTAGCTTAAATTAACGCCGAAAGGCACCGTCAGCTTCCGTATCTTCCTCAGGCCTGTCGTCCTGTGACAGACTGCTCATACACTTCACCTCCGCCCCAGAGCCAGCATCTTTTCTCTCACTCCTCTTACAGGTCATGGTCAGCTTCTTACCAGAGTGAGGCAGGAATACTTGGAAGAAGCATAGTCAAAAGGCagcattttccagttgtttattttaaaattccaaattaacataaaaggaaatacactttttttttttaaactggagaaATATTGCCTTACATGCGTATATCATTCCTTTTTCcaagtctttaaaattttctcatctaACTCagtagtggcttttttttttctctttcccccaagAAGCCGCCAGGAGCCATGACAGAATCCACTTTAGGAAACCTCAAGCCATATGGCCCCTCTGCTGTCAGATGAATCCTAGAATATCTGCTCTTGCTCAAAGTCAAAGTTAATTGGTCTTTAAGCATTTCTATGCTGGCTTTTAATTCTGCTTATTTCCCGTGATCGCGCTCCTTCTCATTCTGTGAAGGTCTCCACTGTCCAGAAGCACTGATGATTTATCTTGTTTCCTACCCCTTGTGTGTCCTTGCTTCCTGGCGGCTTTTGGAGTCTATCCAAAAACTGTAGTAAACAGGCCTAATCCACCatgaaacagtaacaaaaaatctTGGAACCTCTTTGATATTTCAGTCAcagacccccccaacccccggcctGTTGCTTGCACTGCTGCTTTCTCTAGCTGTGCTTTGAAGAAGTTGTTGACATCAAGCTAGACAGGAACTGGTTCTCCAGGGCCTCCCCATTTCTTCTAAAGGTTCAGTGGTTAAGGTCATTCTCCTGGCAacacagataaatgaatgaaaggctCATTTGGAAGTTTAGAGGTGGCTTATAACTAAAAGGAGCCTTAGAAAGGAATCTAAACTCCCACTTTGGAGACTTAAGAGATGAGAAGGGAACAGCCCAGCATCCCACAACCGGCTACTAGCAGTTGGATCTAGAAATCTTGTCTTAGCAGTCTGTCTAGATCAAGTAAATTCTCCTCCTCCACAAGTACCACTTGAGGAGGATGAGTAGTTGGAAGTGGGGATGGGATTAGAGCAGGAAGTCCTCACTCATCTGCTGGTTCTCTGCGAGCCTCTTGCACTGTGCTTCCTGGGGCCGGCTCCACGGAGCTTCATTCTTCCTGCGGCTTGCTGGAACCACACGTGCAGGTGTAGTCACACAACAGAATGTCATAACTGAAACTGAGGCAGCAGGGGGTGGGAATGAGCATAGCCAGTCTTTCGGGGTTAACGTGGTCGGATTTTGTATTCGAATGCCAAGGGGAAGTCACTGAGCCGCCTGTCTAGACCTGCAGGATCAACATTCTGGAACAGTGGAGAGGACCTGAGTGAAGGAGTACGCCTTGGTCACAGGGGCGGGGAGAGACCTGCTCAGATATTTATCACACGCGTGGCCAGGTCAGGTGACTGCAGTGGCCATCCCTAGAGGCTGAGGTCTGGCCCAGTTCAGGAAGCACTCGGCATACGCAGATTCGGGTTTGTGGCTCTATACCATGACAGCAATGTATAGGAGACTAATAACTCATCCAGTGCCTGGCAGAGTAGATTTAATCCGTACTATGATCctgtgaggcagaagaaaatcaactCAAATGTTAAGTCACCTCCTGTCTGAGGGCATTTAGCTTAAGTAAGAGTTGGGATTTGAAGCAACAGGAACCCCAAAGTCATTCCCTTTCTGTTCCACCGTGGTAGTGCTTTGATGAAGAATGGGTCTACTTCTCTAACTTACCGGTCCTCATGCTTTAGTTTACACGAATGTCATCTTGGACATAAGCAGCAGATTTCTAGACTTCACTTAGAAGTGGGGCTTGCTGGAACAGGCAGCACGGGACCACGGAACCTGCCTTGAGAGCCCACTCCTGTTTCCCTCATGCTATGCGTTGTCAGAGAGCTTCTGGGGTTCTCCCTTCCCCAAaaagtttcttgtttttttgctGATCTTGCCTTCGCAGGTCCCAGTACACATTATGTACCACCTGGTCTCTTGTTCATCTTTTTGTACATGTAACACTTGTCTTGGTTCATCTGGCTCTTTGAAAAGCTGGAAGCTTTCTCTAATTCCAAGGAGCCCACACACAACACTCTGCTAAACTTTCTAATCTGTACTTCCTAAAGTTTAGACAGCATTACAGTTTCCAAAACATGTTCACGTTGTTCTCTTGGATTCTTAAAACACCACTGCGTGAAAGGCAGGACAGCCCTGGTACTCAGCTCACAGCGGGCACTGGCAGGCATACTTCCAGACTCCGAGCAGAGGAGCCTTCCCTTCCTGAACTTGAGAACATCAGAAGCGAACTGTAAAGGGAGGGCATTTACTCGGAGAACAAACCTTAGGAATCCTGAAGGACAAAGGACAACTTGGAATTTTTCTTCCCTTAGCTTAGCTGGTGAAGGAAGCAAGCTAACCCTCAAGGGGCGCTTCAAAGACCTGCGCTCCAGGCCCCTTAGAGTCGCGCAGGCTGCCACACGCCTGGCCGGCGCTACCAGCTCCGAACTCGGGGCTTCAGTGCCATCCCAGAGCCTCAACGTCAGCCCCGGCCCAGGTCCCAAATACCTCAACAAAGCTATTCAATGCAGAATCCATAAAACAGCTCACAccccatttattatttaaaaatattttgttacaaaaggaaaaaaatacaatgcaGTATAAAAGATTGACAGCGTCATCAAGTTTATTACACAATTTTCAACCTATCAGAAAGACAAACAAATCACACGACAACAGGGGGACGGGGCCTTGGCCTTTTTGAgggctggggtttttttttttttttttccttttgctatcAGGAAATAGAACTAAAATTTGTGTCATTgagtaaaaacagaacaaaaatggggagaaaaaattCTCCGGGTAAACGGCTTTTCTggtattctatatattttttttttccttaaactgtCACCTTACTTGGtttctctacattttaaaaagacacccGGAGCTGCTCTCGAGGATAAGCGCATCACTTAACACTTGGCCAGCCGGGCGGGGGGCCATGTTCTGAagtggaggtggggatggggttggggacAAGGGGAAAAAGCTACAAACATGTAGCCTCTGTCCCAAGGGAATGTGCCTCTCCAACCCTGGGGGGACCCCCTCACTGACGGACTGAGGGCTACGTCAGAAACgtgcaggggaagaggaagggttTCCGGTCCAACTCAGTCTCTCCCCTCTGAGCCAGAGGGTCTCGGGGGACCCTGCGTCTCACATGCCACGTCTCTTCTCCCGTTAGATGTCATGTGCCCCGTACATGCACGCAGAGGCAGCAGCCATCACCCCACGGGTACCGCAGGACTCTGCTGCTGCAGCTGTCGGCGGCAGGCAACCACAGCACAACTTGGATGTTCTGGGAAAAGGAATTCCATTTGCCCGTGTAGAACATGGCCCCCGGAGTGGTGGTCCTTAGAACTCTGAGCTGAGCTCACCTGAGTCAGGCCCCACTTCCTCCTCGCTCATCAGAGGTAGGAAGCACCTCCACACTGAGCGAGGGGAACTATTAATACAACAGTCAAAAGGTGGAAAAGACACCAAATCTGTGACTTCACCTGCCTGCTAGTGCCCAGGTTCTCCCACAGTGAGTAAAATAGGTATGTACCTGGGGATGCAAGCCATGCTCACATCGAACCTGAAAAATGAAAGCCTCTATGGAAGTAGGCCACAGCCTGCCAACCTGCCTCCGTCCTCCCGCTCCTGGAGTTCGCAAGGGTTCTTCACTGCTGAGGTCCGATGTCCCCGTCTCCCAAGGGCAGTAGCTTCCTCTAAAACAGGAAGCAGCCTTCTTGGGGAGGGGCTCCACGTGTGAAATGAAAAAAGCCCCAGGAAAGGGAACACCTAGTACGGCGGGTTCTTCCAAGAGGCAACCAAGCACGAAGCAGCAGAGGGTGGTAACTGGCTCTGCCAGGCTCCCCAGCAGCAAGCAACCTCAGGGGCCTTCTCTACTTAGGAGGGTCAAGTCCACTGAGGCGGCCGGGcagcagggaggtgggaaggtTCAGCCCTCTGGGAGGTCAGGGAAACGAACCGTCAATATgtaagagggaaaagcaaagaacaGGAGAAGCTTCTCGTAGGGAATTTCTGTTCTCAGAGTCCCTCCTCAAAGGGCTGGGAAGGTAAAGGAGGTTAAACAAAGAAGTGGTATGTTAGCAAGGGGTTTGGACCCTCTTGGCCCCACCAAGGCCTCGCGCGGAGGGCAGGAGCCTGGGTATATTTGGCACCACCCAGTCACTCTCCCAGATCCTGCATGGATCTGTTTTTCTTTGGGAAGAAAGTCTTCCTATCAGCCCTCACCACTGAACTGCTCCTGGAGAATCAGAAACTCCTACGTTTTCTTGGACAAAGCACCATTCTCTGTGGAGACCAGGGGCCTGACAGGTTTTCTTCCTGTCTGCCAGCCCTCCCAACCACACAAAGTCTTCAGGTTCCTTCCCCTGACAAACAGGAGGGGTGGGACTGGGAGGGCTGCCAGGCAGTCTTCAGTCCTGTAGGGCAGAGGGTATTCCCTGGGTGTCTGAAGGGGGTGAGGGGtttggaggaagggggaggggtggagtggCCTCCCGTCCTTTAGTCCTGATCAAGGTGAGGAGATGCaagtccattaaaaaaacatttgctTCCAACCAGACTCCTGCAATGAgaacatcagaagaaaagaaaacacacgtTAGCGGTTACCTTCCGACTGATGGGCTTACGCGAGTTACACTGGCTTCCTCTGACGTTACAATGTATGAAGTAGGGTATATACACAGACAGAACACAAGCCTgggaaagtgaaggaaagaaagcaggattGTCTGGGGGTGTCTGGCACTGTGCGCAGTGCAGGAACGGTTGCAGGAGCTACAGTGAGTAGAGAAAAAAAGCAGTAGGACATCTCACTTTAAGGTTAGGGGAGAACAGACAATGAAACGAAGTTTCAAAGCAGTTTGACTGAAAAAGGAGGCTTTGCCCAGAGAAGTATGGAAACTTCAACAATCCAAGGAGAGTTGCGATAAGGAAATATGGGGAACTGAAATACCATTTCAGAAAATCTGTTCTGAGCAAGTCAGAGCTTACCTTAAGGGGAGGGGGTAAAAATCTGGGAAATGGGAGGTACAATGGTAAGAAAATAAGTGTGCACATAACCAAATCCGTTCACCCCAAACACCCTAGAGGCCCTAGCTGGGAGCATGTACTTACACAGGAAACTCCTACTAAACTTTTCCTCTCCAAGAAGCCCTGTTTAAAACAGACTCCAAACAGTGTTCTTGCAAGTACATGTGCGTGCATACACGTAAGGGGCCGGGGATCTTCTAACCTGTACTAAAGCTCAAGGGATTCTACGTGTTTCCCCAGACAACAGCTTTGAGTGAGGGACCAAGAAACAGCCTAATACAAGAGTTATCTGGCCAGGCTGGAACAGAAAGCAGAGCATGGAGATGAAAGAACCAGTAGTCCCCATTCAAGAAACCTAAAAGCACAATTAAGAACTTCTGCCAAACATTAAGACACTGTTAAAGCCACTCACTACATGTCTACCAAACTTAAGGTCACTGGTACGCCCAGCCCTTTGCATCAGTAAGCTGGGAAGCGGCCTGGTCTAATCTGACTGCATAAAACAGAAGTCATAAGTAACAAGAGAATGGGAGATTAAATTCAAGCTTGGGACTTCCGCTAAAGGCCAAACCCACAACATGGCCTACACACAAATGCTCACTTTATGGGGTGCTCTTCTGTAACCTGGGGGAGCTAtccaagggggtggggggagaatccACAAGCTGCCCAATCCTTTGATGTtctgaaatggcaagatttccgcTTCGGATTCCCAGAATCTGTTACAGAGGCCACTGCCTTCCGGCTTCTCTAAACACCTATACTGCAGGCACCTGTCTCATTTCCTGTGAGGGAAAACCGAAACCCTCTGTGCCTCTCCACTCCACCCCATCTGTGTTTTCTCAATCTTTGCACTGGATCAAACTGAACAGAATGTTTAGTTTTCCTTGGACCAGGAGGAAAGGAATGAGGTGAGAATGATCATATCTTAAGTAGGATAATATCTCCAAATAATGAGCCAAGAGCCAAGAACCACGAGAAGTTGAAGCCAAAGCCACATATTACCTAAGGATATCCTCAAATTCCAaggcatacacacatatacctgAAAACAGATGTAGTTTGGGAACGgtccacacaaaacaaaacacaggataACTAGTACATCAAGAAAAGTCAACTGTAGCACCAGTTTTTAGAGCCTGTGGATACATAAGGTGGTAATGTCT comes from Mustela erminea isolate mMusErm1 chromosome 9, mMusErm1.Pri, whole genome shotgun sequence and encodes:
- the TMEM216 gene encoding transmembrane protein 216 isoform X1, which gives rise to MGHLRLKAGTCLTSVWSRQWRLLGLSGPGGRASSYPSPGAWNRFCSFPFMPRRKELPPTSIPTSEEYIAVLKGKRLSSTPLEILFFLNGWYYATYFLLELFIFLYKALLLPYPTANLVLDVVMLLLYLGIEVIRLFFGTKGNLCQRKMPLGISVALTFPSAMMASYYLLLQTYVLRLEAIMNSILLFFCGSELLLEVLTLTAFSRSWSASYQSEAGILGRSIVKRQHFPVVYFKIPN
- the TMEM216 gene encoding transmembrane protein 216 isoform X2 codes for the protein MPRRKELPPTSIPTSEEYIAVLKGKRLSSTPLEILFFLNGWYYATYFLLELFIFLYKALLLPYPTANLVLDVVMLLLYLGIEVIRLFFGTKGNLCQRKMPLGISVALTFPSAMMASYYLLLQTYVLRLEAIMNSILLFFCGSELLLEVLTLTAFSSMDRI
- the TMEM216 gene encoding transmembrane protein 216 isoform X3, which translates into the protein MAPRGKRLSSTPLEILFFLNGWYYATYFLLELFIFLYKALLLPYPTANLVLDVVMLLLYLGIEVIRLFFGTKGNLCQRKMPLGISVALTFPSAMMASYYLLLQTYVLRLEAIMNSILLFFCGSELLLEVLTLTAFSRSWSASYQSEAGILGRSIVKRQHFPVVYFKIPN
- the TMEM216 gene encoding transmembrane protein 216 isoform X4: MLLLYLGIEVIRLFFGTKGNLCQRKMPLGISVALTFPSAMMASYYLLLQTYVLRLEAIMNSILLFFCGSELLLEVLTLTAFSRSWSASYQSEAGILGRSIVKRQHFPVVYFKIPN